One stretch of Cohnella algarum DNA includes these proteins:
- the upp gene encoding uracil phosphoribosyltransferase, whose translation MGSLFVCDHPLIQHKITFLRDKNTDTKQFRELVQELSTLLAYEITRDIPLATVTVETPVAKAEGRVIAGRMLGLVPILRAGLGMVDGMLELLPSAKVGHIGLYRDPETLQPVEYYVSLPSDVTERELILLDPMLATGGSANAAIDILKKRGCRPTKLVCLIAAPEGVEAVRKAHPDVDIYVAALDERLNDHGYIVPGLGDAGDRLYGTK comes from the coding sequence TTGGGCAGTCTTTTTGTTTGCGATCATCCGCTGATCCAACATAAAATTACGTTTCTTCGCGACAAAAATACAGACACGAAGCAATTTCGCGAGCTGGTGCAGGAGTTGTCGACCTTACTCGCCTACGAAATTACCCGCGACATTCCGCTTGCGACGGTAACGGTGGAAACGCCGGTGGCGAAGGCGGAGGGCCGCGTCATCGCGGGCCGAATGCTCGGCCTGGTCCCGATTTTGCGGGCGGGGCTCGGAATGGTGGACGGGATGCTGGAGCTTCTTCCTTCCGCCAAAGTCGGCCATATCGGCCTGTACCGCGACCCGGAGACGCTGCAGCCCGTAGAATATTACGTCAGCTTGCCGTCCGACGTGACGGAGCGCGAGCTCATTTTGCTCGATCCGATGCTGGCGACGGGCGGGTCGGCGAACGCGGCGATCGACATTTTGAAAAAACGCGGATGCCGCCCGACGAAGCTCGTCTGCCTGATCGCCGCGCCCGAAGGGGTGGAAGCGGTACGGAAGGCGCATCCGGACGTCGACATTTACGTGGCCGCTCTCGACGAACGCTTGAACGACCACGGCTACATCGTGCCGGGTCTCGGGGATGCGGGCGACCGTCTTTACGGCACAAAGTAA
- a CDS encoding MFS transporter translates to MADGTRQSSASLRDARQEWLLLGVNGLFVSANALSSTFVNVYLWKIKNDLTMIGWFAVVHQIVMALTFWLAGKWVKEGDKLGAIRIGIAVAAAFYGLVLLLGPSAVRFIPLLGTVQGISSGLFWLAYNIIYFEATNRDSRDRFNGRAGLLGSGSSMLAPWLSGIVIARLGGTYGYRLIFSISVGVFIAGVLLSFLLKRRPRLGSYEWSLGLKRLRDRSNPWRTVTLAMVAQGLREGIFGFMITLLVYISTGSELRLGNYTLYTSAVGLVSFWLIGRMYKPAYRKWGLFSGALMLSLAILPLFWNVGYATLLVFGIATSLFMPLYTIPVVSFVFDLIGQDKESAERRVESVITRELALNAGRLIGTIAFIAVVSYRPSPLAVNCLLLVFGSSPLLVWWLLRGKLGQPAAPAPYRRTRSEKPERRRSRLPSPG, encoded by the coding sequence ATGGCCGATGGAACCCGGCAATCTTCGGCGAGTTTGCGGGACGCGCGGCAGGAATGGCTGCTCCTTGGAGTGAACGGACTGTTCGTCAGCGCCAACGCGCTCTCGTCCACTTTCGTCAACGTCTATTTATGGAAAATAAAAAACGACCTCACGATGATCGGCTGGTTTGCCGTCGTCCACCAGATCGTGATGGCTTTGACGTTCTGGCTGGCGGGGAAATGGGTGAAGGAAGGGGACAAGCTTGGCGCGATAAGGATCGGCATCGCCGTTGCCGCCGCCTTTTACGGCCTTGTGCTGCTGCTCGGCCCGAGCGCCGTCCGCTTCATCCCGCTGCTCGGAACGGTGCAGGGCATTTCGTCCGGCTTATTCTGGCTCGCCTACAACATCATTTACTTCGAGGCCACCAACCGCGATTCCCGGGACCGCTTCAACGGCCGGGCGGGTCTCCTGGGCTCGGGATCGAGCATGCTTGCGCCGTGGCTTTCGGGGATCGTCATCGCCCGTCTGGGCGGCACGTACGGCTACCGGCTTATTTTTTCCATATCGGTCGGCGTTTTCATCGCGGGGGTGCTGCTGTCTTTTTTGCTGAAAAGGCGTCCCAGGCTCGGCAGCTACGAGTGGTCGCTCGGCCTCAAGCGCCTGCGGGATCGGAGCAATCCATGGAGGACCGTCACTCTCGCCATGGTCGCCCAAGGCTTGCGCGAAGGCATCTTCGGCTTTATGATCACGCTGCTTGTGTATATCTCCACCGGAAGCGAGCTTCGTCTGGGCAATTATACGCTGTATACGTCCGCCGTCGGACTCGTCAGCTTCTGGCTCATCGGTCGAATGTACAAGCCCGCGTATCGAAAATGGGGGTTGTTTTCGGGAGCGCTGATGCTCAGCCTGGCGATTTTGCCCCTGTTCTGGAACGTCGGATACGCGACGCTGCTCGTCTTCGGGATCGCCACCTCGCTGTTTATGCCGCTGTATACGATACCGGTCGTCTCGTTCGTGTTCGATTTGATCGGCCAGGACAAGGAAAGCGCCGAACGCCGGGTGGAATCGGTCATCACCCGCGAACTCGCCCTCAATGCCGGTCGGTTGATCGGGACGATCGCGTTTATCGCCGTCGTTTCCTACCGTCCCTCTCCGCTTGCGGTCAACTGCCTGCTGCTCGTCTTCGGCAGCTCCCCGCTGCTCGTCTGGTGGCTGCTGCGCGGCAAGCTGGGCCAGCCGGCGGCGCCCGCCCCGTACCGGCGGACAAGGTCCGAGAAGCCGGAACGCCGGCGTTCCCGCCTCCCGAGTCCCGGCTAA